Proteins from a genomic interval of Youhaiella tibetensis:
- the gltA gene encoding citrate synthase yields the protein MAEEVAKLVVGDQTYEFPVLHGTVGPDVIDIRSLYAKTGMFTYDPGFTSTAACDSSITYIDGDKGELMYRGYPIEQLADKSNYLEVCYLLLYGELPNAWQLNDFKDRVTRHTMVHEQIHYFYRGFRRDAHPMAIVCGVVGAMAAFYHDSIDISDADQREIASIRMIAKIPTIVAMAYKYSVGQPFVYPRNDLDYSSNFLRMCFSVPAEEYVVNPVIARAMDLIFTLHADHEQNASTSTVRLAGSSDANPFACIAAGVACLWGPAHGGANEAALNMLREIGTVDRIPEFIAKAKDKNSGVRLMGFGHRVYKNYDPRAKVMQETAKEVLALMGVENNPTLQVAQELEKIALSDPYFIERKLYPNVDFYSGIILDAIGFPTSMFTAIFALSRTVGWIAQWKEMIADPQKKIGRPRQLYDGAVTRDYEPLIERE from the coding sequence ATGGCTGAGGAAGTCGCAAAACTCGTTGTGGGTGACCAAACCTACGAGTTTCCGGTGCTGCACGGCACCGTCGGGCCGGACGTGATCGATATCCGATCGCTCTACGCCAAGACGGGCATGTTCACTTATGACCCGGGTTTCACCTCAACGGCAGCCTGCGATTCTTCGATCACCTATATCGACGGCGACAAGGGTGAGCTGATGTATCGCGGCTACCCGATCGAGCAGCTGGCCGACAAGAGCAACTATCTCGAAGTCTGCTACCTGCTGCTCTACGGCGAGCTTCCGAATGCCTGGCAGCTCAACGATTTCAAGGATCGCGTGACCCGTCACACGATGGTCCACGAGCAGATCCACTATTTCTACCGCGGCTTCCGTCGCGACGCGCACCCGATGGCAATCGTGTGTGGCGTTGTCGGCGCCATGGCTGCCTTCTATCACGACTCGATCGACATCAGCGACGCGGACCAGCGCGAGATCGCCTCGATCCGCATGATCGCCAAGATCCCGACGATCGTGGCTATGGCCTACAAGTATTCGGTTGGCCAGCCCTTCGTCTATCCGCGTAACGATCTCGACTATTCGTCGAACTTCCTGCGCATGTGCTTCTCGGTGCCCGCCGAGGAATATGTGGTCAACCCGGTCATCGCCCGGGCCATGGATCTCATCTTCACGCTCCATGCCGACCACGAGCAGAACGCCTCGACCTCCACGGTGCGCCTGGCCGGCTCGTCCGACGCCAATCCCTTCGCCTGTATCGCCGCCGGCGTTGCCTGCCTCTGGGGCCCTGCCCATGGCGGCGCCAACGAAGCTGCGCTCAACATGCTGCGCGAGATCGGCACTGTGGACCGCATCCCCGAGTTCATCGCCAAGGCGAAGGACAAGAACAGCGGCGTGCGCCTGATGGGCTTCGGCCATCGCGTCTACAAGAACTACGATCCGCGCGCCAAGGTGATGCAGGAGACGGCCAAGGAAGTGCTCGCGCTCATGGGCGTCGAGAACAACCCGACGCTCCAGGTCGCCCAGGAACTGGAAAAGATCGCGCTTTCCGATCCTTACTTCATCGAGCGCAAGCTCTACCCGAACGTCGACTTCTATTCGGGCATCATCCTGGACGCCATCGGCTTCCCGACCTCCATGTTCACGGCCATCTTCGCGCTCAGCCGCACCGTTGGCTGGATCGCCCAGTGGAAGGAAATGATTGCCGATCCGCAGAAGAAGATCGGCCGTCCGCGCCAGCTCTACGACGGAGCCGTCACGCGCGACTACGAGCCGCTCATCGAGCGCGAATAA
- the lpxI gene encoding UDP-2,3-diacylglucosamine diphosphatase LpxI domain-containing protein (LpxI, functionally equivalent to LpxH, replaces it in LPS biosynthesis in a minority of bacteria.), producing MGNRLTVFAGTGDLVPHAVEAAQKAGYKVQVLALTPRPDLSGVKVVKADLANPLGIIWSLKVFRTSHVVLAGGITLSDGQREGLAKFANSNSERSATSGGGRSLGDAALTGLAAVLKKMAGAELVGVHEIAPDLLAQEGVIVGSPLPGEHAESAGFALAMAREIGRLDIGQAVVVAGHHVVSAEDIGGTDGLLARVGDYHARGIAGDGAAPLILAKAVKPQQPLFADLPAIGPDTVTNAKAAGVSVIAVEAGKSIIIEREKVIDLARRENITIVGLTIDG from the coding sequence ATGGGTAATCGCCTCACGGTCTTTGCCGGCACGGGCGATCTCGTGCCGCACGCCGTCGAGGCGGCCCAGAAGGCCGGCTACAAGGTACAGGTATTGGCTCTGACGCCGCGCCCGGACCTTTCGGGCGTCAAGGTCGTCAAGGCCGACCTCGCCAACCCGCTGGGCATCATCTGGTCGCTGAAAGTCTTTCGAACCAGTCACGTGGTGCTGGCGGGCGGAATCACGCTGTCGGACGGCCAGCGCGAAGGCCTGGCCAAGTTCGCCAACAGCAACTCCGAGCGGTCTGCCACGAGCGGCGGCGGCCGCTCGCTCGGCGATGCGGCGCTGACCGGGCTGGCGGCAGTCCTCAAGAAGATGGCGGGAGCGGAACTGGTCGGTGTGCACGAGATTGCGCCGGACCTGCTTGCCCAGGAAGGTGTCATCGTGGGGTCGCCGCTGCCCGGCGAACACGCGGAGTCGGCGGGGTTCGCCCTGGCGATGGCTCGTGAGATCGGCCGTCTCGATATTGGCCAGGCCGTGGTGGTCGCGGGCCATCATGTCGTTTCGGCCGAAGATATCGGCGGAACCGATGGCCTGCTCGCGCGTGTCGGGGATTATCATGCCCGTGGAATTGCGGGAGACGGCGCGGCGCCGCTGATCCTCGCCAAGGCGGTCAAGCCCCAGCAGCCGTTGTTCGCCGATCTCCCTGCAATTGGCCCCGATACCGTTACCAACGCCAAGGCGGCTGGTGTGTCGGTCATCGCGGTAGAGGCCGGAAAGAGCATCATCATCGAGCGCGAAAAGGTGATTGACCTAGCGCGGCGCGAGAACATCACGATCGTCGGTTTGACGATCGATGGCTGA
- a CDS encoding lipid-A-disaccharide synthase, whose product MADPLKLFILAGEPSGDRIAADLVERLQQRMGVDLVGVGGQELAGRGLVSLYPMSDLAVMGIRDVVMRLPLLFWRIAQTARAIRAADPDIVVLVDAQEFSERVAKRLRKAGWRKPIILYVAPSVWARHPERAARIKPLFDEVLAVLPFEPAAMRRLGGPPTSYVGHPALREAGTYAGGHKVALLPGSRKSELRRHMPLLRSVAEMLAGKYGVEEFFIPTLPTHEARLRMEVAQWSVPVRIVADRAERRELYEQSMFAICTSGTATLEIALAGVPMIIPYVMEGAQAAFYERAGRPNVGLPNIILDASVAPELILPAVLPSPVLAAAEAILRDEDKQKAQREAYSVLRRMMEEGLPDAQREDPADRVLAHLKSR is encoded by the coding sequence ATGGCTGACCCTCTCAAGCTTTTCATTCTGGCCGGCGAACCCTCGGGGGATCGCATTGCGGCGGACCTTGTCGAACGCCTGCAGCAACGCATGGGGGTTGACCTGGTAGGGGTCGGTGGCCAGGAACTGGCAGGCAGGGGCCTGGTCTCGCTCTATCCGATGAGCGACCTGGCGGTGATGGGCATTCGTGACGTCGTGATGCGCTTGCCGTTGTTGTTCTGGCGGATCGCCCAGACAGCCCGCGCAATCAGGGCTGCAGACCCAGACATCGTGGTCCTGGTGGACGCCCAGGAATTTTCCGAGCGTGTGGCCAAGCGTCTGCGTAAGGCCGGCTGGCGCAAGCCGATCATACTTTATGTGGCGCCGTCCGTGTGGGCTCGCCACCCCGAGCGCGCAGCGCGGATCAAGCCGCTGTTCGATGAGGTGCTGGCCGTGCTGCCATTCGAGCCGGCGGCGATGCGTCGATTGGGAGGGCCGCCGACCTCCTACGTGGGCCATCCGGCCCTGCGAGAGGCGGGCACATACGCGGGTGGCCACAAGGTCGCGCTGCTACCTGGAAGCCGGAAGAGCGAATTGCGGCGCCACATGCCGCTGCTGCGCAGCGTCGCCGAGATGCTCGCGGGAAAATACGGTGTCGAGGAATTCTTCATTCCCACGTTGCCCACCCACGAGGCACGGTTACGCATGGAGGTGGCCCAATGGTCCGTGCCGGTGCGGATCGTTGCCGATCGGGCCGAGCGCCGTGAGCTCTATGAGCAATCGATGTTCGCCATCTGCACGTCAGGCACAGCTACGCTCGAGATCGCGCTCGCGGGCGTTCCGATGATTATTCCTTACGTGATGGAAGGCGCTCAGGCGGCTTTCTATGAACGGGCCGGGCGGCCCAATGTCGGGCTGCCCAACATCATTCTCGATGCGAGCGTGGCGCCGGAGCTGATCCTGCCGGCCGTGCTGCCTTCGCCTGTACTGGCAGCGGCAGAGGCCATCCTAAGGGACGAGGACAAGCAGAAAGCCCAACGCGAAGCCTATTCGGTGCTGCGCCGTATGATGGAAGAGGGACTGCCCGACGCGCAGCGGGAAGACCCCGCCGATCGGGTGCTGGCGCACCTCAAGTCGCGCTGA